One window of Dyadobacter sandarakinus genomic DNA carries:
- a CDS encoding bile acid:sodium symporter family protein: MSKIFQTAKKAGLDEFMLALLGVILLAWLWPEPGMRDSPLPLSEISTYAVSVIFFFYGLRLSPEKLRAGLVNWKLHIMVHLSTFVLFPVLALTARSFFTGNEAQSLWLAVFFLTALPSTVSSSVVMVSIARGNIPAAIFNASISSLIGVFATPLWMGLVMDATPGAFDLWSVVGKLALQVLLPVFAGILLNGRWGHFAETYKKYIRYFDQFSILLIVYTSFCESFGEHLFSALDLKDLLFLGAGMLGLFFGIYFLLTFIANLLHFSDEDRVTAVFCGSKKSLVQGAVMSKVLFSGAQAGIMLLPIMIYHALQLIAASIIAQRIGREAQEQVAQQNRIL, encoded by the coding sequence ATGAGTAAAATTTTTCAAACAGCAAAAAAAGCCGGTCTGGACGAGTTTATGCTGGCACTGCTCGGCGTGATCCTGCTGGCATGGCTGTGGCCGGAACCCGGCATGCGGGACAGCCCGCTGCCACTCTCCGAAATCTCGACCTATGCAGTTTCGGTTATATTTTTCTTCTACGGACTGAGGCTCAGTCCTGAAAAGCTCAGGGCAGGATTGGTTAACTGGAAGCTGCATATCATGGTCCACCTTTCCACTTTTGTGCTCTTTCCGGTGCTGGCACTGACGGCCAGGTCATTTTTTACCGGTAATGAAGCACAGTCACTCTGGCTGGCCGTTTTCTTTCTTACAGCCCTGCCTTCCACGGTATCTTCGTCGGTTGTCATGGTTTCCATAGCGCGCGGCAACATTCCGGCTGCCATTTTCAATGCAAGTATTTCAAGCCTGATCGGGGTTTTTGCAACCCCGCTGTGGATGGGGCTGGTTATGGACGCCACACCGGGCGCATTTGATCTCTGGTCAGTAGTCGGAAAGCTGGCATTGCAAGTATTGTTACCGGTATTTGCCGGTATCCTGCTCAATGGAAGGTGGGGGCATTTTGCAGAAACTTACAAGAAGTATATCCGCTATTTTGACCAGTTTTCCATACTTCTGATCGTATATACCTCATTTTGTGAATCCTTCGGCGAGCATCTTTTCAGCGCTCTGGACCTGAAAGATCTGCTGTTTTTGGGTGCAGGAATGCTGGGTTTATTCTTCGGTATTTACTTTTTGCTGACATTTATAGCCAACCTGCTGCATTTCAGCGATGAAGACCGTGTGACAGCCGTGTTTTGCGGATCTAAAAAGTCGCTGGTACAGGGAGCGGTGATGTCCAAAGTACTTTTTTCGGGCGCTCAGGCTGGAATTATGCTGCTCCCGATCATGATATATCATGCATTACAGCTGATTGCCGCCAGCATTATTGCCCAGCGCATCGGGCGGGAGGCGCAAGAGCAGGTGGCACAACAAAACAGGATTTTATGA
- a CDS encoding aldehyde dehydrogenase family protein, with product MIQKTISPIDGSVYVERTLADDAAVAAALEKGVAAQKAWRNTSIAEREAICRKALEYFLDNADEIGLELTWQMGRPVRYTANEIRKGFQERANYMISIAGKALADVEVEQITGFKRFIRREPLGVVFVVAPWNYPYLTSVNSVIPAIMAGNSVILKHAQQTPLCAERYAAAFEYAGLPNGVFQFLHLSHAQVASVIGDERIGYVAFTGSVEGGHAVQKAINDRFIVGGLELGGKDPAYVRADADLADAVENLVDGSFFNSGQSCCGIERIYVHQEVYEQFVSEFEKLTKTYALGDPTQADTTLGPMVRTAAADFAREQVAEAVAAGAKTLIDPHLFSADQQGTPYMAPQVLVDVNHDMRVMTEETFAPVVGIMPVSSDEEAIRLMNDSQYGLTASIWTSDLDAALKIGEQVETGTWFMNRCDYLDPALAWTGVKNSGRGCTLSSLGYESLTRPKSFHLKIKE from the coding sequence ATGATACAAAAAACAATCAGCCCGATCGATGGGTCGGTATATGTGGAGCGGACGCTGGCCGATGATGCGGCGGTGGCGGCTGCGCTTGAAAAAGGCGTGGCAGCACAAAAAGCCTGGCGCAACACCAGCATTGCGGAACGGGAAGCTATTTGCCGGAAAGCATTGGAATATTTTCTTGATAACGCTGATGAAATCGGCCTCGAACTCACCTGGCAGATGGGCCGGCCGGTGCGCTATACCGCCAATGAAATCAGGAAAGGATTTCAGGAGCGTGCCAATTATATGATTTCAATAGCCGGAAAGGCGCTGGCGGATGTGGAAGTTGAGCAGATTACGGGCTTTAAAAGGTTTATCAGGCGGGAGCCGCTTGGTGTGGTGTTTGTGGTTGCACCCTGGAATTATCCCTATCTGACATCCGTAAACTCTGTGATACCGGCTATTATGGCAGGTAACTCGGTGATATTAAAGCACGCGCAGCAAACGCCGCTTTGTGCCGAGCGGTATGCAGCTGCATTTGAGTATGCGGGATTACCCAACGGTGTTTTCCAGTTTTTACATCTCAGCCATGCACAGGTAGCCTCGGTAATTGGGGATGAGCGCATTGGCTATGTGGCATTTACAGGTTCTGTAGAAGGGGGACATGCCGTGCAGAAGGCTATTAACGATCGCTTTATTGTTGGTGGTCTCGAACTCGGAGGCAAAGACCCGGCCTATGTTCGTGCGGATGCCGACCTGGCTGATGCCGTGGAGAACCTGGTGGACGGATCTTTCTTCAACTCGGGACAATCGTGTTGCGGCATTGAGCGGATTTATGTTCACCAGGAAGTATATGAGCAATTTGTAAGTGAATTTGAAAAACTGACAAAGACCTACGCGCTGGGAGATCCAACCCAGGCGGATACTACCCTCGGCCCTATGGTACGTACTGCCGCGGCAGACTTTGCCCGTGAGCAGGTAGCAGAAGCGGTTGCCGCAGGTGCAAAGACCTTGATTGACCCGCATCTTTTTTCCGCAGATCAGCAAGGTACTCCTTACATGGCGCCTCAGGTGCTTGTGGATGTAAACCACGATATGCGGGTAATGACCGAAGAAACCTTTGCACCGGTGGTGGGCATTATGCCTGTGAGCAGCGATGAGGAAGCTATCAGGCTGATGAATGACAGTCAATACGGATTAACTGCCTCAATTTGGACCTCCGACCTGGATGCCGCCCTGAAAATCGGGGAACAGGTAGAGACCGGTACCTGGTTTATGAACCGCTGCGACTACCTCGATCCGGCCCTCGCGTGGACTGGCGTTAAAAATTCAGGCAGAGGGTGTACTTTGTCGTCTCTCGGGTATGAGTCGCTGACCCGCCCCAAATCTTTTCATTTGAAAATTAAAGAATAG
- a CDS encoding glucose 1-dehydrogenase: MRLENKVALITGGSGGIGRETALLFAQEGAKVVVTDVNDTAGQETADEIVRNGGEAYFLHSDVSKAADCEAAVTFAEEQFGKLNIIFNNAGIMHSDDDNAVTTEEAIWDLTMNINAKGVFLGCKYGIPALQRAGGGSIINTASFVAILGAATPQVAYTASKGAVLALTRELAVIHARENIRVNALCPGPLRTELLMKFLNTEEKKQRRLVHIPMGRFGEAREMAYAALFLASDESSFVTGTDFLVDGGITSAYVTPV; encoded by the coding sequence ATGCGTTTAGAAAACAAGGTTGCCCTGATTACCGGCGGCAGTGGCGGAATCGGCCGCGAAACTGCATTGCTGTTTGCCCAAGAAGGTGCAAAAGTCGTTGTGACTGATGTCAATGACACAGCAGGACAGGAAACTGCCGACGAGATTGTCCGCAACGGAGGCGAAGCATACTTCCTGCATTCCGATGTTTCCAAAGCTGCTGACTGTGAAGCTGCGGTAACATTTGCCGAAGAGCAGTTCGGGAAGCTGAACATCATTTTCAACAATGCAGGCATCATGCACAGCGACGACGACAATGCGGTTACTACCGAAGAGGCGATCTGGGATCTTACAATGAACATCAATGCAAAAGGGGTTTTCCTGGGTTGCAAATATGGCATTCCTGCACTTCAGAGGGCGGGCGGCGGCTCTATTATTAATACAGCTTCCTTTGTAGCCATACTGGGTGCAGCCACTCCGCAGGTAGCCTATACAGCCAGTAAAGGTGCCGTGCTGGCACTGACACGCGAGCTTGCGGTGATTCATGCGCGCGAAAACATCCGGGTCAATGCATTGTGCCCCGGGCCGCTGCGTACCGAGCTGCTGATGAAATTCCTGAATACAGAAGAGAAAAAGCAGCGCCGGCTGGTGCATATTCCTATGGGCCGTTTCGGTGAAGCCAGAGAAATGGCCTACGCCGCATTGTTCCTCGCCTCCGATGAGTCATCTTTCGTTACCGGCACCGACTTCCTGGTCGATGGTGGGATCACTTCGGCCTATGTAACTCCGGTTTAA
- a CDS encoding KUP/HAK/KT family potassium transporter → MESKHKIDKLTAAGLLVAFGIIYGDIGTSPLYVMQAIILHEVITEEIIYGAISCIFWTLTLQTTIKYVILILRADNRGEGGIFALYALVRKHAKWLTVPAIIGGSTLLADGIITPPISVSSAVEGLQLLYPNIQTIPIVISILTGIFVIQAFGTKVVGRAFGPIMVMWFGMLGILGLNQILKHPEILKALNPSFGIDLITKHPGGFWILGAVFLCTTGAEALYSDLGHCGRKNIRVSWIAVKICLLLNYFGQGAWLISEMGQLLNARKPFYEIMPEWFLLPGIVIATLAAIIASQAVITGSFTLISEAIRLNFWPKVRLVYPSDQKGQLYVPSINWLLWMGCIGVVLYFRQSSNMEAAYGLAITLTMIMTTILFSYYLYIKRVNLWIVIAFMLFYLFIEGLFLGANLLKFTHGGWFTIFVGVVVAGLMTVWLKAFYIKLRLTEYTKLEKYLPALHELSRDISIPKYTTHLVFMTNASRANEIETKVIYSIFQKRPKRADVYWFIHVDITDDPYTMEYKVLSDDDNNDNVIKINFRLGFRVDQRINMFFRKVVEDMVMNKEVDITSRYESLSRQNITGDFRFVVLERFLSFENDLPVIEQLVMKAYFFVKDFTTPEDKWFGLDSSSVKTEKVPLIIRPVENIKLRRVFS, encoded by the coding sequence ATGGAATCCAAGCATAAAATAGACAAGCTGACGGCTGCGGGGTTACTGGTTGCGTTTGGTATCATTTACGGGGACATCGGAACTTCCCCGCTCTATGTAATGCAGGCGATTATCCTGCATGAAGTCATTACCGAGGAGATCATCTATGGTGCGATCTCCTGCATCTTCTGGACACTTACTCTTCAGACCACAATCAAATACGTGATCCTGATCCTCCGGGCCGACAACCGGGGTGAGGGCGGGATATTTGCCCTGTACGCACTTGTGCGGAAACATGCCAAGTGGCTTACCGTGCCGGCCATCATTGGGGGCAGTACCCTGCTGGCCGACGGGATTATTACCCCGCCCATCTCCGTGTCGTCGGCGGTGGAAGGTTTACAACTTTTATATCCCAACATCCAGACGATCCCGATCGTAATCAGCATTCTGACGGGTATTTTCGTGATCCAGGCGTTCGGTACCAAGGTGGTGGGCCGTGCTTTCGGGCCTATTATGGTAATGTGGTTCGGGATGCTCGGCATATTGGGGCTAAACCAGATCTTAAAGCATCCCGAGATCCTCAAAGCCCTCAATCCTTCTTTCGGTATTGACCTGATTACCAAGCATCCCGGCGGTTTCTGGATACTGGGCGCTGTTTTCCTTTGTACCACGGGGGCCGAGGCGCTGTACTCGGACCTGGGACATTGTGGCAGAAAAAACATCCGGGTAAGCTGGATTGCGGTAAAAATCTGTTTGCTGCTCAACTACTTCGGTCAGGGTGCCTGGCTGATTTCTGAAATGGGCCAGCTGCTCAATGCACGCAAGCCTTTTTACGAAATCATGCCCGAATGGTTTCTGCTGCCAGGCATTGTTATCGCTACGCTGGCCGCCATTATCGCCAGCCAGGCTGTGATCACAGGCTCATTTACCCTGATTTCGGAAGCAATACGCCTCAATTTCTGGCCAAAGGTACGACTCGTCTACCCAAGTGATCAGAAAGGACAGTTGTATGTGCCAAGCATCAACTGGCTGCTCTGGATGGGCTGTATCGGTGTGGTACTTTATTTCAGGCAATCATCAAATATGGAGGCTGCTTATGGTTTGGCAATCACCCTGACGATGATCATGACTACAATCCTGTTCTCCTATTACTTGTATATCAAGCGGGTAAACCTCTGGATCGTCATTGCATTCATGCTGTTCTACCTGTTTATCGAAGGTCTTTTCCTGGGTGCCAACCTGCTCAAATTTACACATGGAGGCTGGTTTACGATTTTTGTAGGTGTAGTGGTAGCAGGATTGATGACCGTCTGGCTCAAAGCATTTTACATCAAACTCCGCCTGACGGAATATACCAAGCTTGAAAAATACCTGCCTGCCCTGCACGAGCTGAGCCGCGACATCAGTATTCCCAAATACACGACACACCTCGTGTTTATGACCAATGCCTCGCGGGCCAATGAAATCGAGACCAAGGTGATCTACTCCATTTTCCAGAAACGGCCGAAACGTGCGGATGTTTACTGGTTTATCCACGTGGACATAACGGATGACCCTTATACGATGGAATATAAGGTACTTTCCGATGACGATAATAATGACAATGTGATCAAGATCAACTTCCGGCTGGGCTTCCGGGTGGATCAGCGCATCAACATGTTTTTCAGGAAAGTGGTGGAGGATATGGTGATGAACAAGGAGGTAGATATTACCAGCCGGTACGAATCGCTGAGCCGGCAGAACATCACGGGCGATTTTCGTTTCGTCGTGCTGGAACGCTTCCTGTCATTTGAAAATGACCTGCCGGTTATCGAGCAGCTCGTTATGAAAGCTTACTTTTTTGTAAAAGATTTTACAACCCCGGAAGACAAGTGGTTTGGGCTGGACAGTAGTTCTGTAAAAACCGAGAAAGTCCCGCTTATCATCAGACCGGTGGAAAATATCAAGCTGAGACGCGTATTCTCCTGA
- a CDS encoding DUF4230 domain-containing protein, with translation MKILSWLVRLIVLVLLLAGLQSIWAGYRSGNWLPGWLGNKNDDVQTMHTLVLQEVSAMGKLELVKYNFKDVVEQEVVKTFLPNAKAVLIVQGEAIGCVDLTKIVIGDITSDDQTLVVNMPDPELCVFKIDHSKSKVYHTEYAFTEEAKLVQEAYRQAEKQIQKSALDMGILDQTRENARKILTPVLEKASGKKVLIRFSPNAVIDKLR, from the coding sequence ATGAAAATACTTTCATGGCTTGTCCGGCTGATTGTGCTGGTTCTGCTGCTGGCGGGGTTGCAGTCCATCTGGGCGGGCTATCGCAGCGGGAACTGGCTGCCGGGCTGGCTGGGCAATAAAAATGATGATGTACAAACCATGCATACCCTCGTATTGCAGGAAGTGAGTGCTATGGGCAAGCTGGAACTGGTGAAGTATAATTTCAAGGATGTGGTGGAGCAGGAAGTTGTCAAAACTTTTTTACCCAATGCCAAAGCCGTCCTCATTGTTCAGGGTGAGGCGATCGGCTGCGTGGATCTTACCAAAATTGTGATCGGGGATATTACTTCGGACGATCAGACACTGGTTGTCAACATGCCCGACCCGGAGCTCTGCGTTTTCAAGATTGACCATAGTAAGTCCAAGGTATACCATACCGAGTACGCTTTTACCGAGGAGGCCAAGCTGGTGCAGGAAGCTTACAGGCAGGCTGAAAAACAGATCCAGAAATCGGCCCTTGATATGGGTATCCTGGACCAAACCCGGGAAAATGCCCGTAAGATCCTCACGCCTGTGCTGGAAAAAGCGTCGGGCAAAAAAGTACTGATCCGGTTTTCTCCGAATGCTGTCATTGATAAATTGCGCTAG
- a CDS encoding phosphoribosyltransferase family protein, with protein sequence MADSMISRRQILTSQQTRQKIRRIAFEIYEQNFEETGIIIAGIAGEGYTFARLLTAELQQIAPLNVQLIELRFDKHIHHQSPILFDRDVDVENQVVVVTDDVLNTGRTLAFALEPFLKVQMKKVQVAVIVDRSHHKFPVHADFVGYSLSTTLTEHVEVVLNGSGEEGVYLE encoded by the coding sequence ATGGCAGACAGCATGATTTCACGCCGGCAAATTCTTACTTCGCAGCAAACCAGGCAGAAGATCCGGCGCATTGCATTTGAGATATACGAACAGAATTTTGAGGAAACCGGCATCATCATTGCCGGGATAGCGGGTGAAGGTTACACCTTTGCAAGGCTGCTCACAGCTGAGTTACAGCAGATTGCTCCGCTGAATGTACAATTGATCGAGCTCCGGTTTGACAAGCATATTCATCATCAGAGCCCCATTCTTTTCGACCGGGATGTGGATGTGGAAAATCAGGTAGTGGTGGTTACGGACGACGTACTGAATACGGGCCGCACGCTTGCCTTCGCGCTGGAACCGTTCCTGAAAGTACAGATGAAGAAAGTACAGGTAGCTGTGATCGTGGACCGGAGCCATCATAAATTCCCCGTACATGCCGACTTTGTGGGCTATTCGCTCAGTACCACGCTCACCGAGCACGTCGAGGTCGTACTGAATGGTAGCGGGGAAGAGGGAGTTTATCTTGAATAA
- a CDS encoding sialate O-acetylesterase has translation MKILLTIAITFFLFVFSVADAQYLSLSYPKYNSVIQRDNNSIATVTIAGQLVWGTGPNGSIVPGTNVSYKIKTLNVNPNIQGAIVNLTLESNGMFYTTVNLSKGWYLVEVMLNGAVYASSKVGVGDVFLIAGQSNAQGVVSNPGKPWLLPNTTGFPEWITGLNANQNCYRGLPETINGMYSLTDPGSQYNSLGPTGNNVWCYAVLGKKISDANGGMPVAFFNTASGGSTVTQWYNGAQGLPTANPYTGGQQFCIGYPGASPNPTDYYGQPYTPLKFGLNYYASIFGVGAILWHQGEADSDNTIPANYKATSSADYQNKLQFVIDKSRTDFGANVNPNILTWIISKATISKFGPLNNTIRTGQGNVVNALNKVGPDTDYAVGSVGTTTAITHRRDSTHFEESKNNALTWLAGKWFDAIGNNGNRIPAGFVPQLSYAVNGSKRILTAPAGYLEYRWGYSINSPIAGATTNVFTTETCYPEIKCFLKDAKGNWHVSAATWVHCYTSNIVAGGGEVEKNVTDEPALNFTTYPNPYQEEFLIEFNVSEDGSDVQLELVDVEGRILKTIVSNPHARGKWKYYSGKMEAGVQQVLCRLKVNNLYTVKKLVKAE, from the coding sequence ATGAAAATACTTCTTACGATAGCGATCACTTTTTTTCTCTTTGTGTTTAGTGTTGCTGACGCCCAATATTTGAGCTTGTCATATCCAAAATACAACTCTGTAATACAGCGAGACAACAATAGTATTGCGACAGTCACTATTGCGGGTCAGCTTGTTTGGGGCACTGGACCGAATGGTTCGATAGTGCCGGGAACTAATGTTTCTTATAAGATAAAGACACTTAACGTTAACCCTAACATCCAGGGTGCTATTGTAAACCTTACTCTGGAATCGAATGGGATGTTTTATACCACGGTAAACCTTTCAAAAGGATGGTATCTGGTCGAGGTCATGTTAAATGGCGCTGTCTACGCGTCATCAAAAGTTGGAGTTGGGGACGTATTTCTAATAGCCGGACAATCAAATGCGCAGGGAGTTGTGAGCAATCCGGGAAAGCCGTGGCTACTTCCCAATACCACAGGTTTTCCAGAATGGATTACAGGTCTTAATGCTAACCAAAACTGTTATCGGGGTCTTCCCGAAACGATCAATGGTATGTATTCTTTAACAGATCCAGGAAGTCAATACAACTCCCTGGGTCCCACTGGAAACAACGTTTGGTGCTATGCTGTACTTGGGAAAAAGATTTCTGATGCGAATGGTGGAATGCCGGTAGCATTTTTTAATACGGCATCTGGCGGTAGTACGGTTACGCAATGGTACAATGGAGCACAGGGGTTGCCAACTGCAAATCCATACACAGGTGGGCAGCAGTTTTGTATTGGTTACCCCGGAGCTTCGCCAAATCCCACTGACTATTATGGTCAACCATATACACCACTGAAATTTGGGCTTAATTATTATGCATCAATTTTCGGGGTTGGGGCGATATTGTGGCATCAGGGGGAAGCAGATTCAGACAATACTATTCCAGCAAACTATAAAGCTACTTCATCAGCTGATTATCAGAATAAGCTTCAATTTGTCATAGACAAATCCCGGACTGATTTTGGGGCGAATGTCAATCCTAATATCCTGACCTGGATTATTTCAAAAGCAACTATTAGCAAATTCGGACCTCTCAATAATACGATCAGAACTGGACAAGGCAATGTTGTAAATGCTTTGAATAAAGTTGGGCCAGATACTGACTATGCTGTGGGTAGTGTAGGGACTACTACTGCAATCACGCATCGGAGAGATAGTACTCACTTTGAAGAATCTAAAAACAATGCACTCACCTGGCTCGCCGGTAAGTGGTTCGATGCAATCGGCAATAATGGTAACAGAATACCAGCCGGCTTCGTACCGCAGCTTTCCTATGCTGTAAACGGTAGTAAACGTATTTTGACTGCGCCGGCAGGGTACTTGGAATATCGCTGGGGATATAGCATTAACTCCCCGATTGCCGGGGCCACCACAAATGTCTTTACAACTGAGACTTGCTATCCGGAAATCAAATGCTTCCTGAAAGATGCCAAAGGCAACTGGCACGTGTCGGCAGCCACCTGGGTTCATTGTTACACATCTAATATCGTAGCTGGTGGAGGTGAAGTTGAAAAAAATGTTACTGACGAGCCGGCGCTAAACTTTACAACGTATCCCAACCCGTACCAAGAGGAGTTTCTGATTGAATTCAATGTAAGCGAAGACGGCAGCGATGTGCAGTTAGAGCTGGTCGATGTGGAAGGCCGCATACTCAAAACCATTGTCAGCAATCCGCATGCCCGTGGCAAATGGAAGTACTATTCTGGCAAAATGGAGGCCGGAGTACAACAGGTTCTCTGTCGGTTGAAGGTCAACAATCTTTATACCGTGAAAAAGCTCGTCAAGGCCGAGTAA
- a CDS encoding glutamine synthetase family protein, translating to MSTKGFLTQNELEEKVAAGLIETVIVGFTDHYGRLMGKRVDAEYFLDDVLKSGTHGCNYLLTTDMAMEPVPGYTYANWELGYGDFHLVPDLATLRVADWLEKTALVICDVKNEKTHNAENIAPRSILKKQVSQLESDGMQCFAASELEYYLLENSYRQAFEQNYQNLSPAGYYLEDYHIMQGTRNEKFTSTVRRHLKNSGLQIETSKGEWGLGQHELNVKYAEVLPMADNHVVYKQCMKEVADAMGLSVTFMAKFATGQAGSSSHIHMSLWKDGQNAFAGDQEFGPVKGSDLFRWFLGGWIRHVPDVMPFYAPTVNSYKRYVDGSWAPTRLAWSYDNRTAGFRVVGSGPSLRIECRIPGADCNPYLAFAASLASGLEGIRSRIEPPECFVGDIYAAAHLPRVPYTLAEATTLFENSDFAKETFGTEVVAHYTHFFKTEQQAYNTSVTDWERKRYFEQI from the coding sequence ATGAGTACCAAAGGATTTCTGACACAAAATGAACTGGAAGAGAAAGTGGCAGCGGGGCTGATCGAAACCGTAATCGTAGGTTTTACCGACCATTATGGCCGCCTGATGGGCAAGCGTGTGGATGCGGAGTACTTTCTGGATGATGTCCTCAAATCGGGTACGCACGGGTGTAATTACCTGCTGACTACCGATATGGCGATGGAGCCGGTGCCCGGCTATACTTACGCCAACTGGGAACTCGGTTATGGCGACTTCCACCTGGTTCCCGACCTGGCTACCCTGCGCGTGGCCGACTGGCTGGAAAAGACAGCACTGGTTATTTGTGATGTAAAAAACGAGAAAACACACAACGCCGAAAACATTGCCCCGCGCTCGATCCTCAAAAAGCAGGTCAGCCAGCTGGAAAGTGACGGGATGCAATGCTTTGCCGCTTCTGAATTAGAATATTATCTGCTGGAAAACAGCTACCGGCAGGCATTTGAACAAAATTACCAGAACCTCTCACCAGCGGGTTATTACCTGGAAGACTACCATATCATGCAGGGTACCCGCAATGAAAAGTTTACTTCGACAGTCCGCCGTCATCTCAAAAATTCAGGCTTGCAGATCGAAACTTCAAAAGGAGAGTGGGGCCTTGGTCAGCATGAGCTGAATGTAAAATACGCCGAAGTACTCCCGATGGCTGACAACCATGTGGTGTACAAGCAATGCATGAAAGAAGTGGCTGATGCCATGGGACTTTCGGTTACGTTCATGGCCAAATTCGCGACGGGGCAGGCAGGTTCCAGCAGTCACATCCATATGAGTTTGTGGAAAGACGGGCAGAATGCATTTGCCGGAGACCAGGAGTTCGGGCCGGTAAAAGGATCTGATCTGTTCCGCTGGTTCCTGGGTGGCTGGATCAGGCACGTGCCGGATGTAATGCCGTTTTACGCACCTACAGTCAATTCCTATAAGCGGTATGTGGACGGTTCCTGGGCCCCCACGCGCCTGGCGTGGAGCTACGACAACCGAACCGCGGGTTTCCGGGTGGTAGGCAGTGGGCCCAGCCTGCGGATTGAGTGCCGCATTCCGGGTGCGGACTGCAACCCTTATCTTGCATTTGCGGCCTCACTGGCCTCAGGGCTGGAAGGTATCCGCAGCAGGATTGAGCCACCTGAATGCTTTGTGGGCGACATTTATGCTGCTGCACATTTACCGAGGGTACCTTATACGCTGGCAGAGGCAACAACCTTGTTCGAAAACAGTGATTTTGCAAAAGAAACCTTCGGTACCGAAGTAGTAGCCCACTATACCCACTTCTTCAAAACCGAACAACAAGCCTACAACACTTCTGTCACCGACTGGGAAAGAAAAAGGTATTTTGAACAGATTTGA
- a CDS encoding glutamine amidotransferase-related protein, producing MRVGLLECDHVRPELLDIAGDYREMFPALFSAAGWTFQFYDVCNGHFPENAAACDVYLCTGSKYSVYDTEDWILRLKDFVNEVYHSDSFYIGVCFGHQMLGEALGGKVEKSALGWCVGMHSFEIVRRENWMEPWQSELNLLMMCQDQVTELPAGSTLLATTPACPTGMFRVGERMLGIQAHPEFTKAYDQALMELRVERIGQEKVENGIASLQKSMHSKVIAEWIGRFISL from the coding sequence ATGCGGGTAGGATTGCTGGAATGTGACCATGTACGGCCCGAACTGCTGGATATCGCCGGGGATTATCGCGAGATGTTCCCGGCATTGTTCTCGGCGGCAGGCTGGACGTTTCAATTTTATGACGTATGTAACGGGCATTTTCCCGAAAATGCCGCCGCATGCGATGTATATCTTTGTACAGGCTCCAAATATTCTGTGTATGATACAGAGGATTGGATACTGAGACTGAAAGACTTTGTAAACGAGGTTTATCATTCCGATTCATTTTACATAGGCGTTTGTTTCGGGCACCAGATGCTGGGTGAGGCGCTGGGCGGAAAAGTTGAAAAGTCAGCGCTGGGCTGGTGCGTGGGAATGCATTCCTTTGAAATAGTCCGGAGAGAAAACTGGATGGAACCCTGGCAAAGTGAGCTCAACCTGCTTATGATGTGCCAGGATCAGGTTACAGAACTTCCCGCCGGCTCGACGCTGCTTGCTACTACGCCAGCATGTCCGACGGGCATGTTCAGGGTGGGTGAAAGAATGCTGGGCATTCAGGCGCACCCGGAATTTACAAAGGCTTATGATCAGGCACTGATGGAGCTCAGGGTAGAGCGCATTGGGCAGGAAAAGGTTGAAAATGGCATAGCCAGCCTGCAAAAGTCAATGCATAGCAAGGTTATTGCTGAGTGGATCGGGCGCTTCATATCGTTATGA